In the Phyllopteryx taeniolatus isolate TA_2022b chromosome 1, UOR_Ptae_1.2, whole genome shotgun sequence genome, TAACCTTTCCTGCTTTGTCCTCATATACCACCTCACAATGTTTATatatggtgccttgagataagaatGActcgacttatgagtttttcatgACACGAGCAGTCACTCGgacgattttttgctttgacttgcgagatATGAGCagtgtatggtggcagtgaactgaaATAGACTCAATTCAcaacaagtagcagtttggcagatattgaataattcttcaaaaaaacaGGTTGCAAGCTGAAGTTTACTacacaaaacaaagatcatttttacagtttatgtatttaaaaccacACAAATTTGCCTTACgttagcttgatgctaacacacaatgtaaaccAAATAGAGGGGCTCACGAACAGCATCGATAGACACGGTTTtataagcaacagatatttgaacacaaacgatgcagcgacacatttagacagacaatataacaatactcacaggtattaATTATCTAATTAATGATTATTAAAAGAAActcatattactgcagtttaccgAGTCATTTACAGTAGTTGGGAAATATTTCATTAGTCTGCCTGactatattatactgccccctggtggccaagtcacaACAACAGAATGAGCAGCAATCATTTTGTTcttgacattctatttaattatgtcttcACCAAatctttttataaagtacaaattTATAGAGTGGTATTTTCCTTATCAAAGACACGTTACAAgaattttaggttttttttaggggtggggggggggggcagaaacacattaattgcatttccattcattttaatggggaaagatttgagatacgagagTACTGACTTACGAGCGTGATCACGGAACAAATttaactcgtatctcaaggcaccactctactTTGGATGCAGCGAGGCTATTTAATTGAGGGTAAAAGTGGCAGTGTACATTTTTGATTTCCGTACCAATGTTAACCACTCGATctgggagagagaaagagagagagagagagagcgcactTCATATTAGCGCTGGAGATAACAGAAAGCATGTAGCATGCCCCCATGTTGAATGATTCCAGCAATGATGAAGAGGAATGTGTTGATTCTTGAAATCTGCAATCAGATTTGGTTGTGCACACCCAGCACTGTAGAGCTGCATGACTAGAGATGTTAAGGAATACAGTACCGCCTATTCGCCGTTTGTTAGTCACTCAATCACCGgtttgtgtttttccttttttattctgACTGCCACACGATGGTGTAAAAGCAGTcagtaagggggaaaaaaagtaactggAATATCAGcccagtcgggctctgagatctgcCGACTCGGATCAGATAACGAAGCAGAGAGTCCCAAGCAAACATGATGAAACAGATTTTAGCTGCTACAATGCAGGCAAATGGAACAAGTTGCCAGTAGAAttgaagtcagccccaagtgtcaatgtctttaagtccaggttaaaatctcttcttttttttctcatgctttttaaaacctttccactttaaaaatgtttttttcctgcacTGTACttggtttttaaatgtttttaagctgctttgtatttttctttatttttcaaatgcttttgctcatgtgaagcacattgagttaccttgtgtatgaaatgcgctatataaatacatttgctttgcttcggTGTCTAAAAGTTATTGTTGAAGTTACAGATCTCGTCTGAGAGACGATCTTTGTCTGTCTGGGTAGGAGCCACATTTAGCGTGGGTCGTTAGTGGGAGTTGCGAAGAGTCTTCGTCGCCCGTGCATGTGCTACATGCGCATTTTCTTGacatcaaatcatctgtaataTTTATGGGATATTTACGGCTTAATGAATTAATAtagccaaataaataaattagcaaaaagaaaaaaaataggggCTTACTGTACAATGACCCTGCTTTTAAATGTATGCATTTGGAGGCTACTTCAAAGATGTACTCTGACAACCATGGAGTTGTCTTCGATTGAGGATGTTGCCATTTGGCATGTTGGGTTTCCTCATGGAAACAAGTCATCTTGCCCCTACTTGGCAGTACTCACCCTCACTGTGTTGGCTCCCTGCGCTCCCACTGTGGAAACTGTGGCACGGGTTCGAGTATCCAGGCGGGAAGCAGGGGGGCGCGGAGGGGAAGGGGGGGTAGGGGAACGGCTGCCCCCCCATGGGCCACGGGTTGGCGGCGGGTGGGAGGGGTGCCAAAGCGTCATGTTCGGACCCGCCTCCACTGGAGCCCTCGTTTAAATTGAGCGACGCCATGTCTTtttgaacaaagaaaaaaaccaacgATTAAGTTGAATCACTGTCTGGCTATATAACAATATACTTTCACTTTTATGATACTCTACTTTGGCAGAGGTCCCCAAAGGTGTAGTAGCACTGCTCAGAGAAGGTGATTTTGTTGACAGTGTGTCTCAGGTAGCCATGTTTCAGCAGACTGCTTGCATACTTCCTGGCATCCCGCCGGTCTTTGAAGCCCTCCACTCGGGAGTAGAGCCAGTCCACCACGTCAGCGCCTGACACAGCGAGCACAATCACAGCCACGCTTAGACTGCGGCACCAAGCTGCGGCTACTCTATGCTAGTGTACGAGAGTCTCCGGAAGTAGCTACTGTACAGCTTCAGTTTTCTTGCAAATGCGCTACACTAAACAGGAGTGTGTATATGTAAGATATCCCACTCTCTCgactgagaggcagatgtgaCAATCAATAGACCCTGCCCTGCTGCCCTGAATCAAAACATTAtttgaaaagacaaagaaagtcTTGCATTGAGTTCTTTTACTCACCAATGACAGCATTGGCGATGGTGATCTTCAACCACATTCTGTCCCGAATCTCCAGGCCAGAGTCCGGCAACTGCATAATCTTGACGATGGTCGCCATGTCTGTTTTGCTCGTTGATAGAGGCAAATCGTCGAACTctgtacatgtttaaaaacagaTTCCTAATAATTGCTACATCATAAAGCgacggtggtggtggtggtggttagGTTTGTTACCGTAGTGGGGGTATGGTCCTGTCAGGGCAGTGGTGTGTGAAATCCAGGCGGCAGGGTCAATGGGTCTCACTGGCTCAGCTGCTCATAGTGACAATAATACAACTCAGTTTTTCACTTCATCTTTGAgatgaatgaaatatttttcataCCACGAGGGATGGTGAAGTAACTTCGAGGAGATGGATCCCAACATTTGGCAACAGTAAGACTTATAGGACTGAAAAGAAGAACACATGACTCAACTCAGTCATATTCAAAAACgcaacaactttattctttagCTCACTAATGTGCCAAATTCAGCCACAAACTTTGAACACTTTGTAGGCAGAATTTGTCATTGGCTTACTAGATTTGTGACCACAAAAGGGGAAGCAGCCTGCATTTAACAAAGGTTTTTACCCAGTTTTGGAAACGATCTCTCTCAGGATCCTCACAGCGTCGTCATTGCTCATGTTCTCAAAGTTGACATCGTTCAcctgaacaaacaaacagcgGAATTCATTTATTGACTACTAACTGATCAACATCAACCCactagacacttcattaggaacaCCCACGCAGCTACAATAACTTAACAATGACTGACAACAACACATTGGGAAGTGGAGTGATTGTGACAtgaaatatgaagaaaaataacaaaaaagaagGACAATGCAACTTTATTAGGAATAGCATGGCATAATCTTATGATTATGCCTGtaattatacataaataaaatctctcctcttttttactttttgactCAAAGCAGCCCTCTAGTGTCCACATAAAAAAGGTGGTCAGCAATGTCTTGTATTTTGAACTAAAAAGGGCAAAAAAGATCCAAGCAACTCAACAACACGATGCAAAATCAGCGGCAAAAATAGAAATTTGACAAGCCACCACAGTGGCATGATACAAATACAATGAGCCGTGCTCTATTTTTATACGCAAAAGCAAACCTTTGTCAGTTCTCCTGATCAATGAGGATGCACTTGTGTACCTGCAGGAGCATGTCTCCCGGTTCTATCCTGCCATCAGCAGCCACAGCTCCGCCCTTCATGATGGAGCCGATGTAGATGCCGCCGTCACCACGGTCGTTACTCTGACCCACAATACTGATGCCCAGAAAGTTGTACTTTTCTGTTAGAGTGGAATATCAATTCAATAacgatttatttattaaaaaaaaaaaaaaaaaaaaaaaaaaaaaaacctgggacatCTGGATATTACAACAACAGGATGTGAAAATATACAAGAAAATAGAAAACGGCTCACACTCCTCTAGGGAGACTTCCTACAAGATGTTTGATTGTGTCGGTGAGAATCTGTATGCGTTTATTAAACATAGGAAGGGTCTTTGCCAAACTATTCCTCTGAAGTTGGAAGTATACTGTGGAATTTTACGTAGTGGTTTAatgcaaatttttaaaaaaataaataaataaaaatgtcactggGCATTATGGTTAATTCTTAAACAACTAACTCGTAAGAAGATAAATTATTCTTCTGATTAGGGGCTGAGCACTCATGAAATATCCTAGAATCCCCCCTACCATACTGTGTTTTAAAAATCCAGTGTAATGTAAGTTTCGGACACTTCAATTGAAGACTTACCCATGTTAAGTGTGACAGTGATGATGTTGAGGCTCATGGTGGAGTCGGTGATGCTGCTGAAGGATGAAGACTGCAAAAGCAGACGAAGGATACGACATGTGACGCACGTGGCAAATAACTCAATGTGGCACCAAGTCAACATGATTGAGACCGCTCATTTGTCCCTCACCCTCAGCGTCACAGCCAATTTGAGAACTAATGCGTCTTAAAAGCGCTCACCCGGTCTATTTTGGCCACTTTGTGCCTTCGCCGGCGGAGCTTGTGCCTGCGCATCAGCTGTGAGGAGGTACTGTGTTCTGTGGAGCTACTGAGCCTAGAGAAAGAGATTAAGGAAATGATTTCAACTGAACCAGGTTGTAGAATGTTAACGTcatgaaaatacacatttgctgtcattatttcagtaagacagtTGTACTTCAAATCAATGTTTGCGATTCAGGTGGGTTCCATATTGTTGCAATCAGCAGTTAGGAATATCCTTCATAGAAAGTGCGAACTGTGAAGAAAAGGGATCTACATTGTAAATGTCGACTTTttgcatacatttattttgttttccgaTAGAAATCTTTAAAAGCTGCCAATgattgttttcagtttttataaCTAAGTGAGTGACATGCAAACTTTTTCTTAATTTCCATATATGTCAAGATGGAATATCCTTTGCAATCTTTAGAGTGATAATACCTGTGCTCAACCACAGTGTAATTCCCCACTGCTTAAAACGAcatcaataataaaacatgAGGATTTAGTCAATGACAGACGTGACAGGTGAGTGATGCCTGTTGCTTAAAGAGAGGGCTCCCAAAATAGATCAAACAGTAATCTTCCATAAAAGGTCTCCTATTGAACTATACTGTCGTGGTGTACAGTTTCAGGAATAAAGAGTGAAACGCTGCAGAGAGTCAGAGAAGCATCCCGAGGAGAGAGCTTACCTGCTTGCGTTTTCATCTTCTTCGCTGTCGACAAACGAGCTGGACTCCAGCTCGCTGCTCATCACGGAGGTGCTGTCGTAACCCATGGCCGAGTCCCTCGCAGTGCGCTCCGATTTAGAGTGGCCGTTGATGCGAGGGACTGAAAATGAGGAGGGGAGGGAAGTAAGAGGTCGTGAGTGTGGCCACAACACATCAGGTACACCTACATATTTCCTGCGGTCTCAAAAAAGCTCGATATTTATAAAGCCAAGAAATGTTATGCTTGACCACTGTCTGAGAGGTATTCATTTGTTAATGTTTCTCATTACGGTTGACATTTGgtgcactgcatcacactgagagctgtttctaatattctgTCCCATCATACAGGTCCACAGGGTAGCCAAAATATTAGTTAAACTAGTTAAGTTTAAGTTAAGGCAGAAATCTCAATACAATTCTTGGCAAGTATTTCATTCAGGTGATGAGTGTCCATTGAAATTGTGCTGGAAGTGAAAATTCAAATTCAGCTGGACTGAAAAAGATAGCAATACGCAACATTAGCCGGTGGGAACTAGAAGAAGAGAGATGATAGCGTCATGAAACCACACGCAGCATACATACACTGCCAGCGGGGAGGGGGCGCCTCCGGGTAACAGCGCATTGGCCGAAACGGTCCGGTAAGGCGAAGAGGGCGAGGCACAGAACACATCTGCCAAGCTCCAGCAAAACGTTCCAGCAATGTGGTCGTTCCCATCGCAACAAGGTGCGTTTCAGAAAAGGAAAGCCCGAATCAACATCCTCCgcttgagtttactgccacgtATTTGCTCCCCTCACACCGATGGCTAGCCCCTCCAGACACTTGTGCATCTATCTGCACTGTTCGTTGGCcagccaaaaaaataaacactcgaTTAAAAgctttgacttgacttgaactAACTTTCTATAATTGCATCATatgaccccaaaacaaaaactacataAATGACCATCTAAGAACTTCTGGCACTATTTGACATTACAGTTCTAACACTCAaaagtcaaattattatttcacgcagtaaaacaaacaaacctgtcTCACCACAGCCGATAGCAAGCCTTCATGCTACGCACTGGCAATCTGGACTAAACGTCGTCTACTTGCTGCCTCTCATCACACACGACTTTATAGGATGACTGCTAATCTGCCTCTGACCAATCAGAGCACAGAGAGGTAAGAGGAGCTTTACGATGAGGCGATGTTCTCACCCATTGCTGCCTCAGGTGAAGACATCCTCTGTGTGTTttaggaattaaaaaataaagtaaaaataaaaacaatttaaaacaaagatttgGGCCCTTTTCCCTCTATTATGGACACCAGCTGTTTCTCTGCAAATGCTTCAACATGGTAATACAAGCTTTGATTCAACACTACACATGACCCTTCATAAAGTGACTGTGTTCTCTCTATTACAACAATATCAGACTTATCTTTCAGAAAAGGTCCAACACCTGTTCAGCCTTCCAAGAGTTTCAACACCAGTGCACGGGCAGAAAAGGTAATAAGGGATACATTTCCAGGCGATCGCTAATACTACATTGACTCTGTGACAGAATCACTTGGAGCGGGTGTATCAGGTGACTGGGGAATTCCTGCCACTGATGCTGCGAGCGGAAAGGCTTCTACTTCCGTCTTGGTTATGGTTTCACATCCGGGGCCTGGGACTGCGGCTGCACCCAGCCAGCCAATGTAAATCAAATGAATTAGATGACTCTGGCTTTACGTGATTGGTTGATTTATGAAGAGCACAACTGCTGCTGCAGCGCCCAGGAAACAACCAGCTGCACTGCTGGTTCCATTTAATTAGCAGAAACGcaggcctgtgtgtgtgtgtgtgtgtgtgtgtgtgcgcgcgcgtgtatgGGTGTGCCAGACAACAAAATTAAATGATGGTAAGAATAAGTCTCAGTGACAGATATAATTGAACTTCAAGGTAAAAACAAGCAATGACAGAAATGCAAGtgaaaaaattaattgtttaaATCCCAAGAATCGTGCACTGGCTTATAATAAAGTGATAAGtatacagttgtgttcatatgtttaTATCCCCTGGCAGAATTCATTAAATATTGGCTATTTTTTGGAAAATTTGAATAATATGAATGAaatgtgtaccccgcctctcgcctgaagatagctgggataggctctagcacgtccgcgaccctagcgaggacaagcggtacggaaaatgaatgaatgaatgaaagctcTGCCTGATCACTCAtccccattttacaaattctgacAGTGTCTACGTAAACtctcctccttgagccgtcaccttatcgtgttggaggggtttgtgtgtcccaatgatcctaggagttaagttgtctgggggtttatggccctggcagggtcacccatgacaaacaggtcctcggtgagggaccagacaaagaacggctcaaagaccccttatgatgacgaccaaacaatggactcaggcccctctggagccaggcctggaggtgaggctcgaaggagagcgcctggtggccgggcctgcacccatggggcccggccgggcacaacctgaaagggtaacgtgggtccccgctcccatgggctcaccacccatgtgggaggggccataggggtcgggtgcagtgcccGAAGGTAGGGagcttggcgatccgatccccggctacagaagctggctatagggacgtggaatgtcacctctctggcagggaaggagcccgagctggtgtgtgaggtcgagaagttccgaataGATATAGTCgtgctcgcctccacacacagcttgggctctggtaccagtcctctcgataggggttggactctcttccactctggagttgtccacggtgtgaggcgccgagcaggtgtgggtatacctattgccccccggctcggcgcctgtacgttggggtttacTCCGGTGGagaagagggtagcctccctccttTCGGGCCTTTTtcgcctgtgggactcctgaggcagccgatgggtaccggctggccaagcggaatgcaacttcggtggtcgctgaagcaaaaacccaggtatcggaggagtttggtgaggccaaggagaaagacttccggatggcttcgaagaaattctggtcccccatccggcgtctcaggagggggaagcagtgaaccaccaacactgtgtatagtggggatggggcgctgctgaccttgactcgggacgttgtgagtcggtggggagaatacttcgaagacctgcacaattccaccgacacaccttcccatgaggaagcagagcctggtttctctgaggcgggctctcctatcgctggggttgaggtaaccgaggtggttaaaaagctcctcgatggCAAGGCCCCGTAGggggatgagattcgcccggagttcataaaggctctggatgttgtggggctgtcctggttgacacgcctctgcaacatcgcgtggacatcggggatagtgcctctggattggcagactgagcGCTACACCCCCgtcagggtcctcgagggtgctttgggagtatggtgtaccgaaccctctgatacgggctgttcggtccctgtacgaccggagtcagagtttggtgcgcatatccggcagtaagtcggactcgttcccggtgaaggtgggactccgccaaggtgtcctttgtcactgattctgtgcaaccgaggcgtagagggggtccggtttggtggtctcagtattgcatctcttctttttgcagatgatgtggttctgctggcttcatcaagccgtgatcgccaactctcactggagcggttcgcagcagagtgtgatgcggctgggatgagaatcagcacctccaaatctgagaccatggtgctcagttggaaaagggtggcgtgccctctccaggtcggggatgagatcgtgccccaagtggaagagttcaagtatcttggggtcttgttcacgagtgagggaagaatggaacgggagagcgacaggcagatcggtggagcgtctgcagttatgcggactttgtatcggtccgttgtggtaaagaaggagctaagccgaaaggcgacgctctcgatttaccggtcgatctacgttcctaccctcacctatggtcacgagctgtgggtcgtgaccgaaagaacaagatcccagatacaagcggccgaaatgagtttcctccgcagggtgtccgggctctcccttagagatagggtgagaagctcggtcatccgggaggatctcagcgTAGAGCCGCTggtcctccacatcgagaggcgCCAGATGAGGTTGCTGGGGcttctgattcggatgcctcctggacacctccccggtgaggtgttccgggcacgtcacaccgggaggagaccccggggtcgacccaggacacgctggagagactacgtctttcggttggcctgggaatgccacgggatcccccggaagagctggatgaggtggctggggagagggaagtcagggcgtccctgctaaagctactgcctccgcgaccccgacctcggataagcgatagaaaatggacggatgtacgtaaacttatgagcacaactgtatagtCTTCATATATAATATTAACGGACCACCCAGGAAACCTGTCATACCTTAGCGCTAGTCTCAGAGTTGTGTGCAGTTTAGAATATAAATATTTAGGGACAGTGCATGCAAACAAagtcaattataaaaaaataaataaataaaaatacaaatacaaattggCAAAAACAGCTGCATATGAATTACTTAGGgcacaaaaaacatgtttggaaATCACAAGCACAGTCACAATGCTCAAATCATAACATCTGCCTCAACACAAGTCCTGAAATAAACGTGGAAGTAGAACACAACTGAATGAGCCAGTCACACTGACTAGCTGTGATGAAATAAGGAAGACAAAGACAGACAGCTATATTTGGTTTGCAGCATCTGACGCCAATATTTTGTGGAATGACAAAACATGTTCCGATGCATAACTGGCGGCAGGGCTCTGGGTCTGAATGAACATGTTGAGGGATACAAAGTCAGGCTTTGTCATACTTACGCTCGGTTTCTCGAGCTCTCCTTCGGGCACGCTCTCTTTCACGCTCGCGCCGGTGGCTCAGGAGGGACTCTGTGCCCGTCTCGGTATCCAGGCAGTCACGACTGCTCACTGCGTTGGCGCTAAAATCAGGATAATCTTAGTCAGATTAggtgaagagaaaaaaacaacgacAACTCCTATTTACACTTTAGCACACAAGCACTCTCCATCTTTTTTATTTGGCTGCAGGGGGATCTGCATTTCATATGAGGACTGTGTTTCAAATACACTACCTCCGGCCATTGTTCTACAATAGATGATGTGGTTTCCACCGTCAATAATGGCCAGATAGCTGCAGAGTGAGTTACTCTGGACAATGTTGGCATTAATGAGATCCATTGAAAGTCCAGATGGTGCCTGCAACATGATTTGAAGTGAATGACGTACTGCATACAAAGGTGTGCAGTGGTAGATCAGGTGCGTGGAGAGCATGAGAGCAATAAACAGGCCTGTGTTCTTGGTGTCTGGGAGGAGTCTGCAGGGGTTATGGAAGAGCTGAAGGGCAGATTGTTCATCTGTCAGAGAGCTGGAGGCATTTATGGGTCAAGAGACTTGACGAAACTTGATGCTGCTGAGAACTCCATTCAACAATGTCACTTTATACGCCTGTGTGTCAGATGCACTTtggtaaacattttattttttccacaagcaTACATAATGCATGGCTGTAATAATTCATGCAAATGCTCATACACGAAATGAGCACAATCACTGTGCGTAAACAGAAGGAAAGACGCATGATGCATCCTCAATAGTGATCAGGACACTGTGTTAACTAGCGTCGTCTGCCTGGTCATGCTTCTGGATCCAGGAGGAGAGTAGATTATTCAAGGCTAAAACTGCAGCTGTGAACCAATGCCCAACCCACACACCCAcagccacacagacacacacacataacacacacacactttaaatcCGCCAGCCCCTTTGCTGCCAATGTCGACCCCTCCCTCTTGGGAAATGGAGATGGGTGCTTTTAATGTCTGTTAATCCGGATTACCAAGTAGAAGCAGATCACTTGCATCCATTCTCAGCCCAAAACACCTACTCTGCGCTCTCATCAAATAGCGCCATACAAGCCGAGAAACACGTGAACGGAATGAATATGGCACAAAAGGGAAATGAAGTGGTCATAATATTCCAGCTATTTAGCGAGAGTTAGCAAAAGATGGCTACAGCGAGGAGGTTCACGATGGGGGATTCACTCGGTGGCTCGGAGAAAAAGGCTTGCCTGTCTGgctcaaagaggaaaagagaaaGGGCGAGCTGGGGATAGTGGAGGGTGGGGGGAATATTAATGTGAAGGTCGATGTGCTGTCACTTGACACCGCATGGTGGCAGAAGTCCTGGCTGTGAACAATCAAACCAGGAGGGCAAGCTGTCAGGCCAGCAGCAGAGGGCAAACTCGAGCCGAGATGACAAACGCTGGATAAAGACATGCACTGAGACATGACAGATTGCTTGTTCTCAATATAGAGCCTCGGCCATATTGCTTTGGCCCTGCAATGACAACTACCCTCACCCCTGATGCTGCCAGCCCTTCAAGCTATATTTAGAGTGGACGTTCTCCTTAGCAAAGAGGTGCGATATTCTCCAGGTATTGCTCAACAGGCTGCCAAGAAAATATTCCTGGAGGGTTACGGCCAGGGGCGCCATAAGGGAGAGAAAACGTCATGACGATTCGTGACTAATAAGGGCCCTTGAAAATATCATTATACGATGACAAAGTTGCATTTTTAGGAGATTAAAGTTGTATTATTTATCGGAAAGATTGTAATACAGTCATCACAGGGATATATGCCCCAGACCCATCCGCAAGCGGTGAAAATCTGAATTGTTGAGACCATAAAAAAATCCACACACACttaacacatttacatttcttaAAGCCCACTGCAAATATATATGAACACGAACAAAATTGCCAGCATAAAATGAATCGAAAATACCATATGTATTCTATGTGTGTATTAGGTATGTGTCTTTAAGAGGATGGCATGTGACATCAGCGAGCAGGAGACAGGTTGGCACACGCccgtctgcgtgtgagtgtctggccgtgagctgtggccaacagcaacTCCTGACTGAGTGAGAGTGCtcgttgtgttgtgtttgtatgccagcgactgtggctctcgcAAAAGCATTACACGTTTCTGTGACGCAACAGGGATTTGTGTGATAAAGAAGATTCGTTCCACTTAAAAATCTGAGATGTAGCAAGAAACACTAATATCAACCCCTccccacccacacccacacccacacccacacccatACACAGTGGCGACATCCATCTGAGCCGAGCAACGCTGGCTCTCTCGAGTACGTCGATCATCGGgtaatgtcattttcatttgatgAGACAGCTTATGTTTATTGTTCCATGACTTAATTCTGGTAACATGAGTACGTTATCATTataccattttcttttttttctttccagtatgtCCCTAATACTTGTGGACAGGAACGTCTATCGAGCACACGGATGACTGCTTTGAGTGACTAATGCTTCTCAACGAGTGCCTGCAGATGTTTATACTGCAAAGGCTTTCTCTGAACAGCAGCATATGCATCATCTGTACGAATAGGAGCGATCTAGCGCCTCTGTACTCCATGGTGAGTaaggaggaacaaaaaaaagtggccCCTGAGCACGGTTCTGTAGTTCAGTTTTCACACATACGTGACATATTCACACTTTTGCGCACAGCAACTTCACCTCCAGTGAAGCCAGTGATGATGAATCCATGTGGCAAGCTCAAATGGGCGGACTCCACGGTAAAAA is a window encoding:
- the LOC133478066 gene encoding segment polarity protein dishevelled homolog DVL-1-like; this translates as MAETKIIYHIDEEETPYLVKLAVSPDKVTLADFKNVLNNRPVHSYKFFFKSMDQDFGVVKEEISDDNAKLPCFNGRVVSWLVLAESAHSDGGSQCTESHPELPPPLERTGGIGDSRPPSFHANAVSSRDCLDTETGTESLLSHRRERERERARRRARETELPRINGHSKSERTARDSAMGYDSTSVMSSELESSSFVDSEEDENASRLSSSTEHSTSSQLMRRHKLRRRRHKVAKIDRSSSFSSITDSTMSLNIITVTLNMEKYNFLGISIVGQSNDRGDGGIYIGSIMKGGAVAADGRIEPGDMLLQVNDVNFENMSNDDAVRILREIVSKTGPISLTVAKCWDPSPRSYFTIPRAEPVRPIDPAAWISHTTALTGPYPHYEFDDLPLSTSKTDMATIVKIMQLPDSGLEIRDRMWLKITIANAVIGADVVDWLYSRVEGFKDRRDARKYASSLLKHGYLRHTVNKITFSEQCYYTFGDLCQNMASLNLNEGSSGGGSEHDALAPLPPAANPWPMGGQPFPYPPFPSAPPCFPPGYSNPCHSFHSGSAGSQHSEGSRSSGSNPSAGKGRRSSPQEKVHKSTCSESEAGRRADRCASQMSHRSHARSSHSQSHRSHHASFTYSHVPFAQKGPASCAHSERSHASSYGPPGLPPPYCLARLAPKASVSSSTPPGAPPGRELAAFPPELTASRQSLQHAMGNPCEFFVDIM